A stretch of the Haloplanus aerogenes genome encodes the following:
- a CDS encoding ubiquitin family protein gives MSTTTSENQTERKTTTVHLRATGHVRDAMETPHQEFTFEGDTLRDLLEAFFEERPDLAEMLIAETEAEATTDGWAKPPKNLPGTWHKNPEGEQTKPYARVLVNGKFNEVLDGFDTKIEDGDRVSFVYPFIFCC, from the coding sequence ATGAGCACGACCACATCGGAGAACCAGACCGAGCGGAAGACGACGACCGTCCACCTCCGCGCGACGGGCCACGTCCGCGACGCGATGGAGACGCCCCACCAGGAGTTCACGTTCGAGGGCGACACTCTGCGTGATCTGCTGGAGGCGTTCTTCGAGGAGCGGCCGGACCTCGCCGAGATGCTGATCGCTGAAACGGAAGCCGAGGCGACGACCGACGGCTGGGCGAAACCGCCCAAGAACCTGCCCGGCACGTGGCACAAGAATCCGGAGGGCGAACAGACCAAACCCTACGCACGGGTGCTCGTCAACGGGAAGTTCAACGAGGTCCTCGACGGCTTCGACACGAAAATCGAGGACGGCGACCGCGTGAGCTTCGTCTACCCGTTCATCTTCTGTTGCTGA
- a CDS encoding winged helix-turn-helix domain-containing protein — translation MVRDPLSGDDPPDLQSVLDALDDPDCRTIIQHLDEPMTATEVSEECDIPMSTTYRKLDLLTEASLLAEGTEIRPDGHHATRYELDFDRVEIGLTEEQKLEVSVGRPARTADERLASLWGEVRKET, via the coding sequence ATGGTGCGCGATCCGCTGTCGGGCGACGACCCGCCCGACCTGCAGTCGGTCCTCGACGCACTCGACGACCCCGACTGCCGGACCATCATCCAGCACCTCGACGAGCCGATGACGGCGACCGAGGTGTCCGAGGAGTGTGATATCCCTATGTCCACGACCTACCGAAAACTGGACCTACTGACGGAGGCGTCGCTGCTCGCGGAGGGCACGGAGATCCGACCCGACGGCCACCACGCGACGCGATACGAACTCGATTTCGATCGGGTCGAAATCGGGCTGACCGAGGAGCAGAAACTGGAGGTGTCTGTCGGCCGGCCGGCACGGACCGCGGACGAACGCCTCGCGTCGCTGTGGGGGGAGGTTCGCAAGGAGACATGA
- a CDS encoding DUF7521 family protein, whose protein sequence is MSHLDIALAAVKTGTLLLGSLITYLSFKAHRRTGSPALRALSVGFGLITIGALLAGVGHQFTSISLAESIVIESALTFLGFAVIVYSLYAE, encoded by the coding sequence ATGAGCCACCTCGACATCGCTCTCGCGGCCGTCAAAACCGGGACGCTCCTGCTCGGCAGTCTCATCACCTACCTCTCGTTCAAGGCCCACCGGCGGACCGGATCGCCCGCGCTCCGGGCGCTCTCCGTCGGCTTCGGGCTGATCACTATTGGCGCCCTCCTCGCGGGTGTCGGCCACCAGTTCACGTCGATCTCGCTCGCGGAGTCCATCGTCATCGAGAGCGCGCTCACGTTCCTCGGGTTCGCCGTCATCGTCTACTCGCTGTACGCCGAATAG
- a CDS encoding DUF420 domain-containing protein: MHLDVRDRVPELTAILSLASLALVFGAVLGAIPRGAIPRAPDAVLAAIPHINAVVSTLAIVTILAGVVFARRREFDKHRASMLLSAGLFAVFLVLYLYKVVLEGPAEFPGPQAIYQQVYLPLLAIHILLAVVCIPLLYYVLLLATTRPITALSDTAHARAGRVAASLWLVSFVLGNVVYALLYVVY; this comes from the coding sequence ATGCATCTCGATGTCCGTGATCGCGTTCCGGAACTCACCGCGATCCTCTCTCTCGCGTCGCTAGCGCTGGTGTTCGGCGCCGTTCTCGGTGCGATCCCGCGTGGCGCCATCCCGCGCGCGCCGGACGCGGTGCTCGCGGCCATTCCACATATCAACGCCGTCGTCAGCACCCTCGCTATCGTGACCATCCTCGCGGGTGTCGTCTTCGCCCGTCGGCGCGAATTCGACAAACACCGTGCATCGATGTTGCTCTCCGCCGGCCTCTTCGCCGTTTTCCTCGTTCTCTACCTCTACAAGGTCGTACTGGAGGGACCGGCCGAGTTCCCCGGACCGCAGGCCATCTACCAGCAGGTGTATCTCCCCCTCCTCGCGATCCACATCCTCCTCGCCGTCGTCTGCATCCCACTGCTGTACTACGTCCTCTTGCTGGCGACGACCCGCCCGATCACGGCGCTGAGCGACACCGCACACGCGCGCGCCGGCCGCGTGGCGGCGAGCCTCTGGCTCGTTTCGTTCGTCCTCGGCAACGTCGTCTACGCACTGTTGTACGTGGTGTACTGA
- a CDS encoding DUF7471 family protein — MVPLHAVVGVASPGLLAVVSIAALGTAVLLGLAFAAFVRRRSRPYLLIVAAFAALLGRSAVVVVSALGWLSPTNHHFFEHGLDVVLVALVVGAVYYARTVQREVSAS; from the coding sequence ATGGTTCCGTTACACGCCGTCGTCGGCGTGGCGTCGCCGGGGCTGCTCGCCGTCGTGAGTATCGCCGCCCTCGGAACGGCGGTCCTCCTCGGCCTCGCCTTCGCCGCCTTCGTCCGACGGCGCTCGCGTCCGTATCTCCTGATCGTCGCCGCGTTCGCGGCGTTGCTCGGCCGGTCGGCCGTCGTCGTCGTCAGCGCACTCGGCTGGCTCTCGCCGACCAACCACCACTTCTTCGAACACGGTCTCGACGTGGTGCTGGTCGCGCTCGTCGTCGGCGCAGTGTACTACGCCCGGACCGTCCAGCGGGAGGTGTCGGCGTCGTGA
- a CDS encoding winged helix-turn-helix transcriptional regulator has translation MTAQRDRIHQYVAGHPGVHFNKLARELDLATGQLQYHLKKLRRTDDVVAESLYGRTHYYTPEYDDWERGAVAVLHRETARDVLLYLIEAGPSAPAPVASDLDIARSTLEWHLDHLIEQNLVEKRRDDRGHVTLALSRPVETAELLRLIEPTVPERLVDRFTRLVDNLVGE, from the coding sequence GTGACGGCCCAGCGCGACCGTATCCACCAGTACGTCGCCGGCCACCCGGGAGTCCACTTCAACAAACTCGCGCGGGAACTCGACCTCGCGACGGGACAGCTCCAGTACCACCTCAAGAAACTCCGGCGGACCGACGACGTCGTCGCCGAGTCGCTGTACGGCCGGACCCACTACTACACGCCGGAGTACGACGACTGGGAGCGTGGCGCCGTCGCCGTGTTGCACCGCGAGACGGCGCGGGACGTGTTGCTCTACCTGATCGAGGCGGGACCGAGCGCGCCAGCCCCGGTCGCGTCGGACCTCGACATCGCCCGGAGTACGCTGGAGTGGCACCTCGATCACCTGATCGAGCAGAACCTCGTCGAGAAGCGGCGCGACGACCGGGGACACGTGACGCTCGCGCTGTCCCGCCCCGTCGAGACGGCGGAGCTACTCCGGCTGATCGAACCCACGGTCCCCGAACGGCTGGTCGACCGATTCACGCGACTGGTCGACAATCTCGTCGGCGAATAG
- a CDS encoding DUF7405 family protein, which produces MPLDGNADGRSRRGVLKAAVALGSASALSACLDRTSNDPVPTGDPAAKPARQHAWREYVRHDDHGNTQLPSHQILLYLSLDSDGPPSADDRDALAATLDALDRAYAWSHEGLLHSIAYSPAYFDRFDTPLPDGIDLPEPTALSPFESPTLDRQDAVLHLASDRADALLEADRALRGEREAANGVSVPTLPLTVDSRRTGFVGAGLPANHQDAAGIPDSEPVPEASPLFMGFKAGFRGNQATEDYVTIESGPFAGGTTKAIANLRQRLDDWYEEQSHEERVMEMFSPGYAEQGLVEGIGDNLGADSKIDQFVDDLESDARAYGRVGHAQKAARANRDDDGNVRLLRRHFESTDDIGSEQKVASLHFPSLQRRITAFEEVRRAMNGTDLTEVTPAIRQRVNNGILEYIFVRRRGYFLVPPRRHRAFPTPRPA; this is translated from the coding sequence ATGCCTCTCGACGGCAACGCAGACGGCCGCTCGCGCCGCGGGGTCCTGAAGGCCGCCGTCGCGCTCGGCAGCGCGAGCGCGCTCAGCGCGTGTCTCGACCGCACGAGCAACGATCCCGTGCCGACGGGCGATCCCGCGGCCAAACCCGCCCGACAGCACGCCTGGCGCGAGTACGTGCGCCACGACGACCACGGCAACACGCAGTTACCGAGCCACCAGATCCTCCTCTATCTGAGCCTCGATTCCGACGGCCCTCCTTCGGCCGACGACCGCGACGCCCTCGCCGCGACGCTCGACGCCCTCGACCGTGCGTACGCGTGGAGTCACGAGGGACTGCTCCACTCCATCGCCTACTCGCCGGCCTACTTCGACCGCTTCGACACGCCGTTGCCCGACGGAATCGACCTCCCCGAGCCGACGGCCCTCTCCCCGTTCGAATCGCCAACTCTCGACCGACAGGACGCAGTCCTCCACCTCGCCAGCGACCGCGCCGACGCCTTGCTGGAGGCAGACCGCGCTCTGCGGGGCGAGCGCGAGGCCGCGAACGGCGTCTCGGTGCCGACCCTGCCGCTGACCGTCGACTCCCGACGCACGGGCTTCGTCGGCGCCGGCCTGCCCGCGAACCATCAGGACGCGGCAGGGATTCCCGACTCCGAACCCGTCCCCGAGGCATCGCCACTGTTCATGGGTTTCAAGGCCGGCTTCCGCGGGAATCAGGCGACCGAGGACTACGTCACCATCGAATCCGGTCCCTTCGCCGGCGGCACGACGAAAGCCATCGCCAACCTCCGCCAGCGACTCGACGACTGGTACGAGGAGCAGTCCCACGAGGAGCGGGTGATGGAGATGTTCAGCCCCGGCTACGCCGAACAGGGGTTGGTCGAGGGCATCGGCGACAACCTCGGCGCCGACAGCAAGATCGATCAGTTCGTCGACGACCTCGAATCGGACGCCCGGGCGTACGGTCGGGTCGGCCACGCCCAGAAGGCTGCACGGGCGAACCGCGACGACGACGGCAACGTGCGACTGCTCCGGCGCCACTTCGAATCGACCGACGATATCGGCTCCGAGCAGAAGGTGGCGAGCCTTCACTTCCCCTCGCTCCAGCGTCGGATCACGGCCTTCGAGGAGGTTCGCCGAGCGATGAACGGCACCGATCTGACCGAGGTGACCCCCGCGATTCGCCAGCGGGTCAACAACGGCATTCTGGAGTACATCTTCGTGCGGCGCCGGGGCTACTTCCTCGTGCCGCCGCGCCGGCATCGTGCGTTCCCGACGCCCCGACCGGCGTGA
- a CDS encoding iron transporter translates to MKRRGLLRSLALAGTLPLAGCSTLVETRAAGVPPVPENRPDGIYHPSHVEGMKMAGTASSGDYAFGLFYSYPHRFWNVNGDSVSLTEIEEDDAVHLMASVWDPETGTVLPDTGLSLEIYRDGSLVSQEAIYPMLSQPMGFHYGANFGLEGEGTYDVRLSVGAMSTRRTGAFAGRFGDPTTAEIPFEYSEAAKNEISFEVFDEEAATPGAVDPMSMDALPNAFAPLESDLPGRVLGSAMSNDAKLVATALETPPEGVEGDGPYLAVSARTRYNRMVIPAMALSGTLTRDGETVYDGELARTLDPDLGYHYGAVVDGVESGDELTLSVTVQPQTARHEGYETAFGGLMDGMPDVTISVA, encoded by the coding sequence ATGAAACGCCGCGGACTGCTTCGATCCCTTGCGCTCGCCGGTACGCTCCCCCTCGCCGGCTGTTCGACGCTCGTCGAGACGCGTGCGGCAGGCGTGCCGCCGGTGCCGGAGAACCGCCCCGACGGCATCTACCACCCGAGTCACGTCGAGGGAATGAAGATGGCTGGCACGGCGTCCAGCGGCGACTACGCGTTCGGCCTGTTCTACAGCTATCCGCACCGCTTCTGGAACGTCAACGGCGACAGCGTCTCGCTGACCGAAATCGAGGAAGACGACGCCGTTCACCTGATGGCGAGCGTCTGGGACCCCGAGACGGGGACGGTCCTGCCGGACACCGGCCTGTCGCTGGAAATCTACCGTGACGGCTCGCTGGTCTCACAGGAAGCCATCTACCCCATGCTCTCCCAGCCGATGGGCTTTCACTACGGCGCGAACTTCGGGCTGGAGGGCGAGGGCACCTACGACGTTCGACTGAGCGTCGGTGCGATGTCGACCCGGCGGACCGGTGCGTTCGCGGGTCGGTTCGGCGACCCGACGACCGCCGAGATACCCTTCGAGTACAGCGAGGCGGCGAAAAACGAGATTTCGTTCGAGGTGTTCGACGAGGAGGCGGCGACGCCGGGTGCCGTCGATCCCATGTCGATGGACGCGCTTCCGAACGCCTTCGCGCCGCTCGAATCCGATCTGCCGGGGCGTGTCCTCGGGTCGGCGATGAGCAACGACGCCAAACTCGTCGCTACCGCGTTGGAGACGCCGCCGGAGGGCGTCGAGGGCGACGGCCCCTATCTGGCCGTCTCGGCACGCACCCGGTACAACCGGATGGTGATTCCGGCGATGGCCCTCTCCGGGACGCTCACCCGCGACGGGGAGACGGTGTACGACGGCGAACTGGCGCGAACGCTCGACCCCGACCTCGGCTACCACTACGGCGCCGTCGTCGACGGGGTCGAGTCGGGCGACGAACTCACGCTGTCGGTGACCGTTCAGCCCCAGACCGCCCGGCACGAGGGGTACGAGACGGCCTTCGGCGGCCTCATGGACGGGATGCCCGACGTGACGATCTCAGTCGCCTGA
- the artA gene encoding archaeosortase A: MAGPLTDALAWAVVASFLAGTVLRWRGNEHARTVMIAAWGVFAVFWAALVPHFAFVQKSFVEGFLSLAAVPASLYVGYLLHQGRDSLFVLSRAIAVMGVVYLPFETIPALTIGGLSLPSPRHVLISHTTGQTEWAMELLGYNPTLVEGDQGYLNTFKFVTDGGHVILFSIILACTGLGSIAIFVGLIAAVKAPLGRKLRALAIAVPVIYVLNILRTTFIGLMFGKQYMQWFVDEVLFLFGGTDPYKVSFYLSDRVISQVLAVVALVGVTYLVVRELPELLTIVEDVLYIVTREEYDLREALDLPERGDVGPGAD; encoded by the coding sequence ATGGCTGGTCCTCTCACCGACGCCCTCGCGTGGGCCGTCGTCGCCTCCTTTCTCGCCGGGACGGTCCTCCGGTGGCGAGGCAACGAGCACGCGCGCACGGTGATGATCGCAGCGTGGGGCGTCTTCGCAGTCTTCTGGGCGGCGCTCGTCCCGCACTTCGCGTTCGTCCAGAAGAGTTTCGTCGAGGGCTTCCTCTCGCTCGCCGCCGTCCCCGCCTCGCTGTACGTCGGCTACCTGCTCCATCAGGGCCGTGACTCGCTGTTCGTCCTCTCGCGGGCCATCGCCGTCATGGGCGTCGTCTACCTCCCCTTCGAGACGATTCCGGCGCTCACCATCGGTGGCCTCTCCCTGCCCTCTCCCCGCCACGTCCTCATCTCGCATACGACGGGCCAGACCGAGTGGGCGATGGAGTTGCTCGGGTACAATCCGACGCTCGTCGAGGGCGATCAGGGCTATCTCAACACGTTCAAGTTCGTCACCGACGGCGGGCACGTCATCCTGTTCTCCATCATCCTCGCGTGTACGGGACTGGGGAGCATCGCCATCTTCGTCGGCCTCATCGCCGCCGTCAAGGCACCGCTCGGCCGTAAACTCCGCGCGCTCGCCATCGCCGTCCCCGTCATCTACGTCCTCAACATCCTGCGGACGACGTTCATCGGCCTGATGTTCGGCAAGCAGTACATGCAGTGGTTCGTCGACGAGGTGCTGTTCCTGTTCGGCGGCACCGACCCCTACAAGGTGTCCTTCTACCTCTCCGACCGCGTGATCAGTCAGGTGCTCGCCGTCGTCGCCCTCGTCGGCGTCACGTATCTCGTGGTCCGGGAACTCCCCGAACTGCTGACCATCGTCGAGGACGTGCTCTACATCGTCACGCGCGAGGAGTACGACCTGCGTGAAGCGCTCGACCTGCCCGAACGGGGCGACGTTGGGCCGGGCGCCGACTAG
- a CDS encoding PAS domain S-box protein, whose protein sequence is MYEETVSTDGLVGTIRTLVVDDEPGLADVVATHLERADERIEAKTATSVDEALATIADTELDCIVSDYEMPGRDGLELLDAVRTDHPDIPFILFTGKGSESVASRAFSASATDYLQKGGTSDQYVMLADRVRQYAERAWADRQRRRHLAAIESAHEGIAILDSHERFRYVNDAYADLYGYTPAEMVGEKCDLTYPDEEEAFVREEILPTVEETGDWSGETTGRRADGSTFIAEQTVSRTAGGDFVCTVVDITDWKQRTEERDRYRALVESLDDAVYVLGPAGRFLYVNDAFVDLVDYDYETILGSTPDLIKDEATVERTERHLGRLLADDGPDSVTFEMEIEPKEGEPIPCEDHMGVLPYEGDQFRGSVGVLRDVSAREERDRELREHRALLEQSLDALDDVFFVFGRDGELARWNDRLPEVTGYTDVELDGMSPAEFFPDDHRERIERAVETVFETGHTEVRADYLLKDGTRVPYEFKATRLDGPAGDVLGFAGIGRDITETLEYERRLERQNERLEEFASVLSHDLRNPLNVAEGRLEIAREERGSVHLDAVSEAHDRMETLIGELLTLAREGDEATDLQAVSVGEQATRSWETMTTDEASLVVEDEHTVEADESRLQQLFENLFRNSVEHGSTDSEGHGPSGSRPPADDSRAQSGDSIEHGSEGVQVRVGTLPAERGFYVADDGPGIPESERDRVFESGYSTGGDGIGAGLSIVKQVVDAHGWTVRVTESRDGGARIEIVVDGT, encoded by the coding sequence ATGTACGAGGAGACAGTGTCGACAGATGGACTAGTCGGAACGATCCGCACCCTCGTCGTCGACGACGAACCCGGGTTGGCGGACGTGGTCGCGACCCATCTCGAACGGGCGGACGAGCGCATCGAGGCCAAAACGGCAACCAGCGTGGACGAGGCGCTCGCGACGATTGCCGACACCGAGCTCGACTGCATCGTCAGCGACTACGAGATGCCCGGCCGCGACGGACTGGAACTACTCGACGCCGTCCGGACCGATCACCCCGATATCCCCTTCATCCTCTTTACCGGGAAAGGGTCAGAGAGCGTCGCCAGTCGAGCGTTCTCCGCCAGTGCGACGGATTACCTGCAGAAAGGCGGGACGAGCGATCAGTACGTGATGCTGGCCGACCGGGTGAGACAGTACGCCGAACGAGCGTGGGCCGACCGCCAGCGACGCCGTCACCTCGCGGCCATCGAGAGCGCCCACGAGGGGATCGCCATTCTCGACTCACACGAGCGGTTCCGCTACGTCAACGACGCGTACGCCGACCTCTACGGCTACACACCCGCGGAGATGGTCGGCGAGAAGTGTGACCTGACCTATCCCGACGAGGAGGAAGCGTTCGTCCGGGAGGAGATCCTCCCCACGGTCGAGGAGACGGGCGACTGGAGCGGCGAGACGACCGGCCGCCGCGCCGACGGGAGCACGTTCATCGCGGAACAGACCGTCTCCCGAACGGCCGGGGGCGACTTCGTCTGTACCGTCGTCGATATCACTGACTGGAAGCAACGGACGGAGGAACGGGACCGCTACCGGGCGCTCGTCGAGTCGCTGGACGACGCGGTCTACGTACTGGGGCCGGCGGGTCGGTTCCTCTACGTCAACGACGCGTTCGTCGACCTCGTGGACTACGACTACGAGACGATTCTCGGATCGACGCCCGACCTGATCAAAGACGAGGCGACCGTCGAACGGACGGAACGGCATCTGGGTCGTCTCCTCGCCGACGACGGCCCCGACAGCGTCACCTTCGAGATGGAGATCGAACCCAAAGAGGGTGAGCCGATCCCCTGTGAGGATCACATGGGCGTGTTGCCGTACGAGGGCGACCAGTTCCGGGGCTCGGTCGGCGTCCTCCGCGACGTGAGTGCCCGCGAGGAGCGCGACCGGGAACTCCGGGAACACCGCGCGCTCCTCGAACAGAGCCTCGACGCCCTCGACGACGTGTTCTTCGTCTTCGGGCGAGACGGCGAACTCGCCCGGTGGAACGACCGGCTCCCGGAGGTGACGGGGTACACCGACGTGGAACTAGACGGGATGTCTCCGGCCGAGTTCTTCCCCGACGATCATCGCGAGCGGATCGAGCGTGCCGTCGAGACGGTGTTCGAGACCGGACACACCGAGGTGCGTGCGGACTACCTGCTCAAAGACGGGACGCGCGTCCCCTACGAGTTCAAAGCGACGCGACTCGACGGGCCGGCCGGCGACGTGCTCGGTTTCGCGGGCATCGGACGCGACATCACCGAAACGCTGGAGTACGAACGCAGGCTGGAGCGGCAGAACGAGCGCCTCGAAGAGTTCGCGAGCGTTCTCAGCCACGACCTGCGCAATCCGCTCAACGTGGCCGAAGGACGGCTCGAAATCGCCCGCGAGGAGCGGGGGAGCGTCCACCTCGACGCCGTCTCGGAGGCTCACGATCGGATGGAGACGCTGATCGGCGAGCTGTTGACGCTCGCCCGCGAGGGCGACGAGGCGACCGATCTGCAGGCGGTGTCGGTCGGCGAGCAGGCGACGCGAAGCTGGGAGACGATGACGACGGACGAGGCGTCGCTCGTCGTCGAGGACGAACACACGGTCGAGGCGGACGAGAGCCGCCTCCAGCAGTTGTTCGAGAATTTATTTCGCAATAGCGTGGAGCATGGCTCCACGGACAGCGAGGGACACGGTCCCTCGGGCAGTCGGCCTCCGGCCGACGACAGCCGGGCGCAGTCCGGCGATTCGATCGAACACGGCTCCGAAGGCGTACAGGTCCGCGTCGGCACCCTCCCGGCGGAACGTGGGTTCTACGTCGCCGACGACGGCCCCGGCATTCCCGAGTCGGAGCGTGACCGGGTGTTCGAGAGCGGCTACTCGACCGGCGGCGACGGAATCGGTGCGGGACTGAGTATCGTGAAGCAGGTCGTCGACGCTCACGGCTGGACCGTGCGCGTGACCGAGAGCCGGGACGGCGGTGCGCGGATCGAAATCGTCGTCGATGGGACGTAA
- the dph5 gene encoding diphthine synthase has product MLTFVGLGLYDERSITVEGQDALRAADRVFAEFYTSRLVGTTVENLERHHGIDIEVRDRAGVEQHPDPILDAAESEDVVFLTAGDTMISTTHVDLRLRAVERGIDTRVVHGVSAAQAASGLTGLQNYRFGKAVTLPFPRAHGGGDVPASVVESVEANRDRGLHTLVYLDIKVDDGRGDDAGETYMTADVAAGLLATAWPDRLAVAVARAGSPDPVVVADRLSALATHEFGDPLHLLVLPGDLHHVEADALRTLAGAPADLVDPV; this is encoded by the coding sequence ATGCTCACCTTCGTCGGTCTCGGTCTCTACGACGAGCGGTCGATCACGGTCGAGGGGCAGGACGCCCTCCGCGCGGCCGACCGCGTCTTCGCGGAGTTCTACACCAGCCGTCTCGTCGGCACCACGGTCGAGAATCTCGAACGCCACCACGGCATCGACATCGAGGTCCGCGACCGCGCGGGCGTCGAGCAACACCCCGACCCGATCCTCGACGCCGCCGAGAGCGAGGACGTCGTCTTCCTCACCGCCGGCGACACCATGATCTCGACGACACACGTCGACCTCCGCCTGCGGGCCGTGGAGCGCGGCATCGACACCCGCGTCGTCCACGGCGTCTCGGCCGCACAGGCCGCCAGCGGCCTCACCGGCCTCCAGAACTACCGCTTCGGCAAGGCCGTCACGCTTCCCTTCCCTCGCGCGCACGGCGGTGGCGACGTGCCGGCGTCGGTCGTCGAGAGCGTCGAGGCGAACCGCGACCGCGGTCTCCACACGCTCGTCTACCTCGACATCAAGGTCGACGACGGCCGCGGCGACGACGCGGGCGAGACGTACATGACCGCCGACGTGGCCGCTGGGCTGCTGGCGACGGCGTGGCCCGACCGTCTCGCCGTCGCCGTCGCCCGCGCGGGCAGTCCCGACCCCGTCGTCGTCGCCGACCGTCTCTCCGCGCTCGCGACCCACGAGTTCGGCGATCCGTTGCACCTCCTCGTCCTCCCCGGCGACCTCCACCACGTCGAAGCCGACGCGCTCCGGACGCTCGCGGGCGCGCCGGCCGACCTCGTGGACCCGGTCTGA
- a CDS encoding DUF7563 family protein: MPSCQNCGSFVTDDYVRVFAPTGMTEPRVCPNCEDLVRDGADVRQARARRT, translated from the coding sequence ATGCCGAGCTGCCAGAACTGTGGTTCGTTCGTCACTGACGACTACGTCCGAGTGTTCGCCCCGACCGGCATGACCGAACCGCGCGTCTGTCCGAACTGCGAGGATCTGGTCCGCGACGGCGCGGACGTGCGGCAGGCACGCGCGAGACGCACCTGA
- a CDS encoding universal stress protein produces the protein MYDAILVPTDGSEGVDRTLEHALEMARNHDATIHALYVVDRRFELAADEDREDLIEQLTERGEEAVASIADAAGDAGVDVVTSVREGIPYKTILGYAEEADIDVITMGTHGRTGRDRLAHLGSVTDRVVENATVPVFVVNIGTDE, from the coding sequence ATGTACGACGCGATACTCGTCCCCACGGACGGCAGCGAGGGAGTCGACCGAACGCTCGAACACGCCCTCGAGATGGCGCGCAACCACGATGCGACGATTCACGCCCTCTACGTCGTCGACCGCCGGTTCGAACTCGCGGCCGACGAGGACCGCGAGGACCTGATCGAACAGTTGACCGAACGGGGCGAGGAGGCGGTTGCATCCATCGCCGACGCGGCCGGGGACGCCGGCGTCGACGTAGTGACGAGCGTCCGCGAGGGCATCCCGTACAAGACGATTCTCGGCTACGCCGAGGAGGCCGATATCGATGTGATCACGATGGGCACCCACGGCCGCACGGGGCGTGACCGCCTCGCCCACCTCGGGAGCGTCACCGACCGCGTCGTCGAGAACGCGACGGTGCCGGTGTTCGTCGTCAACATCGGCACCGACGAGTGA